The Chloroflexia bacterium SDU3-3 sequence CCAGGCTGGCCCCGAGCGCGATCAGCAGCATCAGCGCCATCTTGGTGCGCGGCGTGAAGCCGTAGGTCTTCGACTTGGTGCCCACCAGCGACAGATAGTCGTCGATCGCACCGAGCGCGGCGAAGGCCACCAGCACGCCCAGCGGCAGCAGCACCGACCAGCGGTCGACCAAGTTGAAGATCAGCGTCAGGACAACCACCGGCGAGATGATGATGATCCCACCCATGGTGAGGGTGCCGGTCTTCACCATATGGCTCTGCGGGCCTTCCAGCCGGATCTGCTTGCCGATCCGCTTGGCGCGCAGCAGCCGCAGCCAGTACACGCCGCCCACCAGCGTCAGCACAAACGAGGCTGCCGCTAGCAGCAGCGCTCGCGAGACATCGGGCACTTGGATGGCCACCCAGTAATTTTCAAATGGCACGCGGGGTTCTCCTCAGAACGAGCACAGGTTGGTGCGGCGCACGCCGTGGTGCGTGGCCTCGGGCCAGCCTACGCGCTAGGGCGGGCTGGCACCTGAAGCGCCGCGACCACCTGCTCCATTTCTACGCTACGCGAAGCTTTGATCAGCACATAGTCGCCAGCCTGCAGGAGCGTCCGCAGCAGCTCGGTCGCCTCGGCGTTCGAGCCAAGAGTCCAGACCCGATCGTTGGGCATGCCATAGGCCAGCGCCTCCTCGGCGATCCAGCGCGCGCGCTGGCCCACCGCGATCAGCAGCTGCGCCACATCGGCCGCCCGCCGCCCCACCACCCGGTGCGACTCCTCCTCCACCGGGCCAAGCTCCATCATGTCGCCCAGCACCGCGATCCGCCGCCCTTCCAGATCGGCCAGCAGGTTGAGCGCGGCCAGCGACGAGACCGGCGAGGCGTTGTAGGTATCATCGATCAGGGTCGAGCCGTTGACGCCGGGCACGGCCAGCAGCCGCAGCTGGGCGCTCTGATCGCGCAGGCCATCGATGATCGCGTCCCAGCCCAGGCCCAGCAGGATGCCAGCGGCGGCGGCGGCCAGCGCGGTGTGCACGCTGTGGCGACCCAGCAGCGGCAGCTTTAGCGTCACCGCCTCGCCCGCGTGGTGGGCGCGGAAGCTGATGCCCTCAAGCCCTCGGCTCACCACCTCGTCGGCCCAGATATCGGCGGCGGGGTCCAGCCCGTAGGTGAACACCCGCGCCGTGGTGAGCGCGGCCATGGCGCGCACCCGCTCGTCGTCGTAGTTCAGGATGGCGATGCCATCGGGCGGCAGCGCCTGCACCAGCTCGCTCTTGGCCTGGGCCACCACGTCGATGTTCTGCATGCGCCCCATGTGCGAGGGGCCGACATTGGTGACGATGCCGATCTTGGGCCTGGCGATCACGGCGAGGTGCGTCAGGTCGCCCGGGCCGTAGATGCCCATCTCAAGCACGGCCACCTCGTGGCTGGCGTCGAGCTGCATCAGCACCAACGGCATGGTGGCCTCGCTATTATAGCTTCTCGGGTTTTTTAATGTGCGGTATTTGCGCTGCAGAACTGCGGCCACCACCTCTTTGGTGGATGTCTTGCCGACGCTCCCAGTGATGCCGATTAGCGTGGGGGTAAACAAGCTGCGGTGGTAGGATGCCAGCCGCTGCAGCGCGGCCAGCGGGTCATCCACCGCCACCAGCAGCGGCTCGCCCGGCTGGGCGGCATCCAGGCCCTGGCCATCGGGCGTGATCACGGCGTGGGGGAAGCTGAGGCCGAGCGCCGCCACCTTCTGCCGATCCACCAGCGCGGCCAACGCGCCGCTGCGGATGGCCTGCCCGACAAACTGATGGCCATCGACCCGCTCGCCCGCCAGGGCCACAAACAGCGCGCCCTGGCCCGCCAGCCGCGAGTCGATGGCGATATCGCCAAATTGCACCTGCTGAAGCGCGGGCGGGATGCTCGGCGTCACCCGCTGGTCCGCATCCTGTATCCCGGTCAGCAATTCCGAAAGATCAAACACCGCAGCCCTCCATCATGCATTCCCAAGAGATGCGGCGGCATTGTAGCATATGTTCCAGGGCCATATGGTAGCTAGGGCTGCGCGCTGGCGCTCACCTGGGTGACATACGGCTCCTGCCCAGGGCTGACCAGCGCCATGTCGGGGGCCAGCCGGTCGTAGCGCATCAGCTGCTCGACCACACGCTGGTACACCGGGATGGAGGACTGCAGGCCCCACTGGTCTTTCTGGGGCCGGTCGATCTTCACCAGGATGGCGTAGCGCGCATCCTCGGCGGGCGCGAAGCCCAGCACCGAGCCGATCACGTATGGCTCGTAGCTACCGTTGCCGTCGGGGATGGACGCGGTGCCAGTCTTGGCCCCCACCTGGAAGCCCGGCACCAGCCACTGATCGGAGTAGTCGCCCGTGCGCGGCCCCCACACCACCTTGGCGTAGGAGTTGGCGTTGTTCACCAGCATGCGCCGCACCGTCCAGGCCACGTCGGCGGCGATCGGCTGGCCTACCACCTGGGGCTTGGTGGACTCGCACACCTCGCCCTTGCACTTCTTCTCGATCAGGTAGGGCTTCATCATCGTGCCGCCGTTGGCGATCGCGCCAGCCATGCGCACCATCTGGATGGGCGTGACCGCGATGCCCTGGCCGTAGGCGTTGGTGTCCAGCTGGATGGGCGACCACGACTCGCTGGTGTAGTCGGGCACGATCCCCGCGCTCTCGCCCGCGATCTCGATCCCGGTGGGCTGGCCGAAGCCATACGCGTGCACAAATTTGTAGAAGGTCTCCGGCCCCTCTAGCTCGGCAAACTGCAGCGCGGCCACGTTGCTGGAGTAGTAGAGCATCTGGCCCACATTGATCGGGCCGTGGCCGCCGCCGTTGTAGTTCGAAAGCGTGGTGCCGTAGCGCCCGATCACGCCGGGGTCATCGACTAGCGTGTCGGCGGTGAAAGCCTTGCTCTGCAGGCCCGACGAGGCTGTAACCATCTTGAAGGTCGAGCCTGGCTCGTAGGTGTCGGTTACGGCGGGGCTGCGCGAGTAGAGCTGCTCGTCGAAGTCGCTATACCTGTTGGGGTCGTAGCTGGGGTAGGTGGCCAGGCCGCGGATGGCCCCGGTCTTGGGGTCCATCACGATCACGGTGCCGCCGGTGGCGCTCTGCTCATCCACCGCCTTCTTGATCTCATCCTCGATCACATGCTGCACCAGCGGGTCGATCGTCAGCTGCAGGTCGAAGCCGTCGCTGGCCGGGTTGGTCTCAGGCGGGTTCAGCCAGATCGGGTTGTTGCCCGCATCCCACTCGGCCTTGAGCGTGCCGGTGATGCCCTTCAGCTCGGTGTCGAAGTAGGCCTCCACCCCGCTGATGCCCACGCCCTCGTAGTTGACCGCGCCGATCACCTGGGCGGCGTACTGGCCCTGCGGGTAGACGCGCTTCGGCTCGGGCTGCAGCACCAGCGCCGACTCCCAGCCGTTGTCCTCGATCAGCTTCTGCACGGTCTTGGCGGCCTCGGGGGTGAGCCAGCGCGCCAGCCGATGGTAGCGGTCTTTGTCGCCCAGCAGGCTCTGCAGCTTGTCGGCGGGCTGGCCGATCGCCGCCGAGAGCAGCAGGGCCATGGGGGCCACATCATCCTGCGCGATCTGGCGGGTGTCGGCGTAGAGGCTCTCGCGGTCCACATCCATCGCCAGGGTGTTGCCCTTGCTGTCGCGGATGATGCCGCGCTGGGGCTGGAGCGTGATCGTGCGGTCGATCTCGCTGCGGGCGGCCTGGGCCAGCTCGGCGTGCTGCAGCAGCTGCACGTCGGCCAGGCGCACGCCAGTGCGCAGCGTGAGCAGCAGCACCACCAGCAAAATGGCATTGATGCGCCAGCGGCTGATGGTGATGGGGCGGGCGGGCGAGGTGGTTGGGTTCTTTGTGGTGTTTGTGGCCATAGATACCAGCGCGCGGCAGCCGGGGCTACCGCGCAGATGTTATGGTGTCGGCGTCGGGGTTGGCTCGGTGCTGCTGGGGGCGGGGGTGGCAGCGGCGGGCAGCGCGGTCGGCGTCAGCGCGATGGTCATGTAGCGCACCTGGTCGGGGGTCATCGGGCGCAGCTTCAGGGCGTCGGCGCGCTGCTGCACGTTGGAGAGCGACTGGGCCTCGGCCAGCTGCAGCTCCAGCTGGCTCTGCTCGCGCAGCAGCTCGGTCTTGCGCGCGTCCAGACGCCCAAGCTCGTAGCCGCGCGTGGCCAGGGTGCCAGTCTGCGCCAAGAACAGCAGGCTCATCAGGGCGAGGATTACCGCCGCGAGGATGAGGTAGCGACCGCCATCAAGCTGCAGGTAGCGCGGCAGCTGCAGGCGGGTCGCCCGTGCCTCGGCTAGCGGGAAAGGTTTTCGCCAATTTATCGCCATAGGCGTCTCCGATGCGTGTTGTAGTATGGTGGGCGCTCGGCTGCCGCCCTGCGCCAGGCTAGATGCGCTCCACGATCCGGAGCTTTGCACTGCGGCTGCGCGCGTTGGAGCGCTGCTCGTCGTCGCTCGGAATGATCGGCTTAGTCTGCACCAGCCGCAGCAGCGGCTCGCGCTCCTCGTACCCGGCCTCGCGCTGGCCGATGGTGGGCCTGCCGCTCTCGGCGCGGAAGTACAGCTTCACGATCCGGTCTTCCAGCGAGTGGAAGGAGATGATCGCCAGCCGCCCGCCGGGCCGCAGCAGCGACACGGCCTGGGGCAGCGCGCGCTCCAGCTGCTCTAGCTCGCGGTTGACCGCGATCCGCAGCCCCTGGAAGGTCTTGGTGGCCGGGTGGATCTTGCCCTTGCGCCCGCCCAAGGCCCGCTCGACCAGCGACGCCAGGGCCAGCGTGGTCGCGATCGGCCCCGCGCGCCGCGCCTCCACCACCGCCCGCGCGATCCGCCGCGAGCCCGGCTCCTCGCCGTAGCGGTAGATCGTGTCGGCCAGCTCGGTCTCGGGCAGCTCGTTCACCAGATCCGCCGCCGTCGGCCCCTGGGTCGGGTCGAGCCGCATGTCCAGCGGCGCGTCGTGCATGAACGAGAAGCCGCGCTCGGGCGTGTCCAGCTGGTGCGACGAGACGCCCAGATCCAGCACGATCCCGTCCACATCGGTGAAGCCGTTGGCGCTGGCCAGCTCGGCCATCTGGCCGAAGTTGCCGTGCACCAGCGTGGCCCGCTGGCTGTAGGGCCGCAGCCGCTGGGCCGCAGCCGCCAGCGCCGCCGGGTCGGCGTCAATGCCCATCAGCTGGCCATCCGGCGAGCTGGCAGCCAGCACCGCCAGGGCGTGCCCGCCGCCGCCCAGCGTGCCGTCGATGTACCGCCCGCCCGGGTGCGGCGCGATGCCTGCTATCACCTCGGACAGCAGCACGCTCATATGTCGAAACGGCGCTGGGGCTGCGCTCGCGGCCCCGCCAGACACCTGCTCGTTATCGCTCATTCAGATCGCCTGCCGCTCTATTATGCCCCAGAGATTGCCGCTGGAATATTGCACATGCGTTACAATCTTTGTGGCCCGTACTATCGGCTACATCCCTAGCTCGGCCAGCTTGCCTGCGATCGCGCCGCCGTTGACATCCAGGCCATCCAGCACCTGCTGCCAGCGCTCGGCAGACCAGATCTCGAAGTGGGTGTGCATGCCTGCGATCACCGCCGTGTCCTTATCCTTCAGGCCAGCGTACTCGCGCAGGTTGGCCGGGATGTTGATCCGGCCCTGCTTGTCCAGCGGCATGTCGGAGGCGCCCGAGAACAGCAGGCGGCGCATGTCGCGCGCCTCGGCGCTGCCCAGCGACAGCCCGCTGACCTGGGCGGCCAGCCGCTCGAAGTAGGCGATCGGGAACGCCATCAGACAGTGCTCGAAGCCGCGCGTGACCACCAGGCCCTCGCCAAGCTGCTCGCGGAAGCGCGCCGGCACGGCCAGCCGCCCTTTGTCATCGATGGTGTGTGCGTATTCGCCAAGAAACATCGCTTGACCGCCTCGAACATTCGTTCGCCACTGTTAAAGCGTTTTGCGGGAAAATTCCCCACTTTGCCCCACTTTGCCCCACTTCGCGGCTCATTATATACTAGCGGGGGCGACTTTTCAACGAATTCTGATACCATCTTGGTCCTATATTAGCCGTTGCCTCGCTGGCTACGATGCATGGTCGGTGGCAATTCTCGGCTTCCCAATCACATATGCGCTCTTTTCTCGCCCACATGTTCCGAATAAAGATTTTGTGAAGCGCTGTCATCATTTTCACCCCACAGGAGGCCCACAATGGCTGATCTGACCCACCTAGATGCCGAGGGCCACGCCCACATGGTCGATGTGGGCGCAAAGGATGTCACCCAGCGCGAGGCGGTGGCACGCGGCGCGGTGCGCATGCTGCCCGCCACGCTCCAGCGCATCGTCGCAGGCGACATGCCCAAGGGCGATGTGCTGGCCGTGGCGCGGGTGGCCGGGATCATGGCCGCCAAGCGCGCCTGGGAGATCATCCCGCTCTGCCACCCGCTGCTGCTCACCCACGTGGCCGTGGATCTCGCGCCCGGCCCCGATGGCGACGCGCTGCTGATCGAGGCCACCGTGCGCACTTCCGGCAAGACCGGCGTGGAGATGGAGGCGCTCTCCGCCGTGAGCGCGGCGGCGCTGACGATCTACGACATGTGCAAGGCGGTCGACCGCGGCATGCAGATCACCGACATCCGCCTGGCCCAGAAGCGCGGCGGGCGCAGCGGCGAGATCGTGCTGGAGGAGTGAGCGCCGCGCGGCATGCAAAAGCGGCGGGGTAGCCCCCGCCGCCTTTCGCACTGCAATGGGCGAGCGCGCCTAGCTGCCCCAGGAGAACCCGCTCAGATCCTCGGCCTTGCCCAGCTCTACCGGCTGGCCATCCACCGGCAGCCATGTGAACTTGGCCTGCGCCTCGCGGGTGTTGTACCAGATCGCCGCGCCGCTGCCATCCGGTGCCCACGCGATCTTGGTGGGGCTGAAGAACGACTCCTCGCGCAGCACCTTCCAGCTGCCTTTGGCCAGATCCAGCTCGGCGAGCTGGAACGAGGGCAGATTCTGCACATCCTCCTCGAACATGCTCGGCAGCTTGGGGCTTTCGCCCACGAAGGCCAGCACGCGGCCATCCGCTGTCTCGAACGGGAAGATCACAATCGGCACCTTGCCGCCCACCTCGCTGGGGATGACCTGCTCGCTGGTGCCGCTGGATGCGCTGGTGCGCCACAGGCCTGCCCCGTAGATATAGCGGTCGTCGCCGGGCGTGAAGGTGGTGTACAGGCTGGCGCTGTCGCGGCTCCATGCGGTGGAGATGCCGCCGAAGTGCAGATCGCTGCTGGGCTGGGCGAAGCTGACCGCAGGGCCGCCCTCGGCGGGGATCACCACTTGGTCGGACTGCTCGACCTGAAGCGAGTAGCGCACCAGCAGCAGCTTCTTGCCGTCGGGCGAAAAGGTCTGCGGGGTGTACCCATACTTGTCGGGCAGCACCTCGGACGCGGTCGTGGCGGTCTGGGTCAGCACGTCGTTGGCCTGGATGAGGCTCGGCTCGCCGCCCGCCGCCGGGATGCGGTACACGCCGCCGGTCATCGCCCCGCTGGCCGCATCCGTCTGCGAGATCGCGGTGATGAGAGCGCTACCATCGGGCGACCACACCAGGCTGGTGATGCTGCTCGCATCTTTATCAAACAGCACGGTGCGATTCTTGCCCTCACCATCGGTGGTGACCAGCGCCACGCCGCCGCCCTGCTTCTGCACCACATAGGCCAGCTGGTTGCCGCCTGGCGCGGCGGCCAGCTCGGTCACGGCCATAGCGCCATCGTCGCTCGGCTCGCTGGTGATCGTCGCGCGCGTCGTGCCGTCGCGCTCGATCCGCTCGATCTGGCCGTTGACGCCAACGTACAGCGGCGCGGGCAGCACGCCGCCCTCGGCGGCAGGCGCGGTGGCCTCGGCGGTGGCGGCGGTCGCAGGTGTGACCTCGATGATGGCGGGCGCAGTGGCGGCCTCGGTGGCGGCAGGGGCGGCGGTGGCAGCAGGGGCGCTGGTGGCAACAGGCGCGGCGGTGGCGGGCGCGCTGGTAGCAGCGGCCTGGGGGGCGGCGGGCGCACCGGCGCACGCGGCCAGCGCGCAGATCGCCGCAGCGCCAAGCGCCACGCGGGGGAGCAGACGAGCCATGGGGCATCTCCTTCGCTTCAGGGCATTCGAGAATCCACCCAATACAACGAGCGGCGGCGGGCAATTTGGCCCGCCGCCGCTCATATATCACATGGTGTGCCGCCAGAGCGCGCTAGATCAGGTCGATCTCGCACGAGCCGGAGGAGCAGGCCAGCTCCATCGCCGCCGTGGTCAGATCCTCTTCCTCGTAGCGCCAGACCTTCGAGAAGTCGACCTCGGGGAAGGCGGCGGCTAGGCGCTCGTACTCTTCCTTCTCGATCTCCACATACGGCATCTGGGCGTAGTTGGCATCGAACGACGGCAGGAACGACAGGCCGCCGATCTGCTCGCGGTGCTCGTACACCCACTTCATCAGGTCGATCACCTCATCCGGCTGGTACGTGATCGTGCAGCTCGGGTTGTGGTCGGTCCACTGCAGCTTGTTCTGCAGCCAGAACTCGCACTGCTCGATGGCCGAGCGACCGTTGCGCGTGATCGCGGTCTCGGGTGCCTTAACCGGGAAATGGATAACCCAGGTGTTGGCGTTCTCGGGCGTCTGGCCGTTCTCGGGGTCCATCGGCACGCCAGCGTCGCGCAGCACCTTGAACAGCGGCGAGTGGACGGCCACGCGCACGTTGCGCACGTAGTAGGGTGCCCAGCGGGCGTGCAGGCCCGACGAGCAGTTCAGCAGCTGCGACGAGTTGCCCGAGGGCTTCACGCAGGTGATCGAGGCCGACTGGTTGATGCCCAGCGCCTGCGCGGTCTCCAGGTTCACCTGGGTTGCGATCTCGCGCAGCTGCGCCTTGATGCTGCCATCCTGCGCGGCGGGGCTGTCCATCTGGCCGGTGATGTCCACGCCCAGCAGCCGCTCCTCCTCGCAGTTCTGCTGCCACATGGGGCGCAGGCCGGGGAAGTGCGTGGCCATCGACTGGATGGAGCCGATGATCGTCGCGACCTCCACCTTGTCGCGCAGGCTCTCGAAGTCGTCGTCGGCGCGGGCCACCGCCGCCGTCAGGTTGCAGAACTGCCAGGGGCGCAGGTTGATCTCACCACCACATCTGTTAGCCTACCGCTGCTGCGGTAGCCTGCGGTCATTTCTGCCGCAGTCTGCACCTTCTTCCCGTGCGTTATAGGTGCAGGTCAGAGCGCATCACCATCTCGATTGAGATGCCCTTTGTCGCTCGTTCGCGCCTTCCCTTTCGGGCTGTGCGACGGAGTTATCCACGCCTGGACTTCCTCCGTTATTCAGGGTTTTCATAGGGGGTCGCCCGCCCTATGCCGCTAGGTTTAACGGGTTGGTGCCAAACTCGGCTTCTGTACGCCGCGCGGGCTTAAGGCGGTTGGCCGCCTCGCGGTTGAAGATGCCCGGCTCGCCGCGACCGGAGTCCACCATCTCCATGAACTGCTTGATAAACTCGTGCTGGCCCAGGCCGCCGTTTGGCCACACCACCGAGTTGTTGGCGTTCCAGCGCTGGCTGTTGTCGCGCTCGAAGTCGCCCGACTTGGCAAGCCGCATCTCCTCGTCGTCGTAGTCGAACAG is a genomic window containing:
- the murF gene encoding UDP-N-acetylmuramoyl-tripeptide--D-alanyl-D-alanine ligase; the protein is MFDLSELLTGIQDADQRVTPSIPPALQQVQFGDIAIDSRLAGQGALFVALAGERVDGHQFVGQAIRSGALAALVDRQKVAALGLSFPHAVITPDGQGLDAAQPGEPLLVAVDDPLAALQRLASYHRSLFTPTLIGITGSVGKTSTKEVVAAVLQRKYRTLKNPRSYNSEATMPLVLMQLDASHEVAVLEMGIYGPGDLTHLAVIARPKIGIVTNVGPSHMGRMQNIDVVAQAKSELVQALPPDGIAILNYDDERVRAMAALTTARVFTYGLDPAADIWADEVVSRGLEGISFRAHHAGEAVTLKLPLLGRHSVHTALAAAAAGILLGLGWDAIIDGLRDQSAQLRLLAVPGVNGSTLIDDTYNASPVSSLAALNLLADLEGRRIAVLGDMMELGPVEEESHRVVGRRAADVAQLLIAVGQRARWIAEEALAYGMPNDRVWTLGSNAEATELLRTLLQAGDYVLIKASRSVEMEQVVAALQVPARPSA
- a CDS encoding penicillin-binding protein 2, whose protein sequence is MATNTTKNPTTSPARPITISRWRINAILLVVLLLTLRTGVRLADVQLLQHAELAQAARSEIDRTITLQPQRGIIRDSKGNTLAMDVDRESLYADTRQIAQDDVAPMALLLSAAIGQPADKLQSLLGDKDRYHRLARWLTPEAAKTVQKLIEDNGWESALVLQPEPKRVYPQGQYAAQVIGAVNYEGVGISGVEAYFDTELKGITGTLKAEWDAGNNPIWLNPPETNPASDGFDLQLTIDPLVQHVIEDEIKKAVDEQSATGGTVIVMDPKTGAIRGLATYPSYDPNRYSDFDEQLYSRSPAVTDTYEPGSTFKMVTASSGLQSKAFTADTLVDDPGVIGRYGTTLSNYNGGGHGPINVGQMLYYSSNVAALQFAELEGPETFYKFVHAYGFGQPTGIEIAGESAGIVPDYTSESWSPIQLDTNAYGQGIAVTPIQMVRMAGAIANGGTMMKPYLIEKKCKGEVCESTKPQVVGQPIAADVAWTVRRMLVNNANSYAKVVWGPRTGDYSDQWLVPGFQVGAKTGTASIPDGNGSYEPYVIGSVLGFAPAEDARYAILVKIDRPQKDQWGLQSSIPVYQRVVEQLMRYDRLAPDMALVSPGQEPYVTQVSASAQP
- the mraZ gene encoding division/cell wall cluster transcriptional repressor MraZ; protein product: MFLGEYAHTIDDKGRLAVPARFREQLGEGLVVTRGFEHCLMAFPIAYFERLAAQVSGLSLGSAEARDMRRLLFSGASDMPLDKQGRINIPANLREYAGLKDKDTAVIAGMHTHFEIWSAERWQQVLDGLDVNGGAIAGKLAELGM
- the rsmH gene encoding 16S rRNA (cytosine(1402)-N(4))-methyltransferase RsmH — translated: MSDNEQVSGGAASAAPAPFRHMSVLLSEVIAGIAPHPGGRYIDGTLGGGGHALAVLAASSPDGQLMGIDADPAALAAAAQRLRPYSQRATLVHGNFGQMAELASANGFTDVDGIVLDLGVSSHQLDTPERGFSFMHDAPLDMRLDPTQGPTAADLVNELPETELADTIYRYGEEPGSRRIARAVVEARRAGPIATTLALASLVERALGGRKGKIHPATKTFQGLRIAVNRELEQLERALPQAVSLLRPGGRLAIISFHSLEDRIVKLYFRAESGRPTIGQREAGYEEREPLLRLVQTKPIIPSDDEQRSNARSRSAKLRIVERI
- the moaC gene encoding cyclic pyranopterin monophosphate synthase MoaC, which codes for MADLTHLDAEGHAHMVDVGAKDVTQREAVARGAVRMLPATLQRIVAGDMPKGDVLAVARVAGIMAAKRAWEIIPLCHPLLLTHVAVDLAPGPDGDALLIEATVRTSGKTGVEMEALSAVSAAALTIYDMCKAVDRGMQITDIRLAQKRGGRSGEIVLEE